Proteins encoded within one genomic window of Ottowia sp. SB7-C50:
- a CDS encoding peroxidase-related enzyme (This protein belongs to a clade of uncharacterized proteins related to peroxidases such as the alkylhydroperoxidase AhpD.) — protein MSRYPMADIHTLPDDIKAKVLEVQSKAGFVPNVFLGLARRPAEWRAFFAYHDALMDPESVGRSSNLTKGDREMIVTTTSAANQCLYCVVAHGALLRIYEKKPLVADQVAVNYRKAPDITPRQKAMLDFAMKVCERSHEINDDDFAPLHAHGFDDEDIWDIAAITAFFGLSNRIASFSGMQPNPEFYLMGRIPKEKKPA, from the coding sequence ATGAGCCGCTACCCGATGGCCGACATCCACACGCTGCCCGACGACATCAAGGCCAAGGTGCTCGAAGTGCAGTCCAAGGCGGGCTTCGTGCCCAACGTTTTCCTGGGTCTGGCGCGGCGCCCGGCCGAGTGGCGCGCCTTCTTCGCCTACCACGACGCGCTGATGGACCCCGAGAGCGTGGGCCGCAGCAGCAACCTGACCAAGGGCGACCGCGAAATGATCGTCACCACCACCAGCGCGGCCAACCAGTGCCTGTACTGCGTGGTGGCGCACGGCGCGCTGCTGCGCATCTACGAAAAGAAGCCGCTGGTGGCCGACCAGGTGGCCGTCAACTACCGCAAGGCGCCCGACATCACGCCGCGCCAGAAGGCGATGCTGGACTTCGCCATGAAGGTGTGCGAGCGCTCGCATGAGATCAACGACGACGACTTTGCGCCGCTGCACGCGCACGGCTTCGACGACGAGGACATCTGGGACATCGCGGCCATCACGGCGTTCTTTGGGCTGTCGAACCGCATCGCCAGCTTCAGCGGCATGCAGCCCAATCCCGAGTTCTATCTGATGGGCCGCATCCCCAAGGAGAAAAAGCCCGCATGA
- a CDS encoding CoA transferase subunit A, whose translation MNKIYPSAAEALKGVVKDGQLLAVGGFGLCGIPEALIEALRDSGVKNLTAISNNAGVDGFGLGKLLETRQIKKMISSYVGENKEFERQYLAGELELEFTPQGTLAEKLRAGGAGIPAFFTKTGVGTLVAEGKELREFDGETYVMERSLVADVALVKADVADKSGNLRFNLTARNFNPAAAMAGKICIVEVERIVATGEIAPDDVHLPGIYVHRIVHNPTPEKRIEKLTTRDRKV comes from the coding sequence GTGAACAAGATTTACCCCTCGGCCGCCGAGGCGCTCAAGGGCGTCGTCAAGGACGGCCAACTGCTGGCCGTCGGCGGCTTCGGCCTGTGCGGCATTCCCGAAGCGCTGATCGAAGCGCTGCGCGATTCGGGCGTGAAGAACCTGACCGCCATCAGCAACAACGCCGGCGTCGATGGCTTTGGCCTCGGCAAGCTGCTGGAAACGCGCCAGATCAAGAAAATGATCAGCAGCTACGTGGGCGAGAACAAGGAGTTCGAGCGCCAGTACCTGGCCGGCGAGCTGGAGCTGGAATTCACCCCGCAAGGCACGCTGGCCGAGAAGCTGCGCGCCGGTGGTGCCGGCATTCCCGCCTTCTTCACCAAGACCGGCGTCGGCACGCTGGTGGCCGAGGGCAAGGAGCTGCGCGAGTTCGACGGCGAAACCTATGTGATGGAGCGCTCGCTGGTGGCCGACGTGGCGCTGGTCAAGGCCGACGTGGCCGACAAGAGCGGCAACCTGCGCTTCAACCTGACGGCGCGCAACTTCAACCCCGCCGCCGCCATGGCCGGCAAGATCTGCATCGTGGAGGTCGAGCGCATTGTCGCCACCGGCGAAATCGCGCCGGACGACGTGCACCTGCCGGGCATCTACGTGCACCGCATCGTGCACAACCCGACGCCCGAAAAGCGCATTGAAAAGCTCACCACGCGCGACCGCAAAGTTTAA
- a CDS encoding MBL fold metallo-hydrolase gives MTAAAALEPLRFGPVRVYLGAKSGKYPDGNQVIVQGTDTRVAFDTPLVAQHIGTDLQDADLIVLGHVHEDHMVALGRLSHVPVQVHHADLAAAQSWDGLGRHYGYAPAVLAQVRELIERDFSYQPRPDATGYADGALWDLGGGVRVRAHHLPGHTAGHCALVEESSGVAFIGDIDLTGFGPYYGDATSDLTQFQHSLQRVKDLDAQVWVTSHHRGALTDRAAFLQALAQFSAKIDERSERLLGWLRERPHTLDEMAQRRLLYPPGADLPFVDSAERRSIGLHLAQLQQAGAVRARGDGAYEAVA, from the coding sequence ATGACGGCCGCCGCCGCCCTGGAGCCGCTGCGCTTCGGCCCGGTGCGCGTGTACCTGGGCGCCAAGTCGGGCAAGTACCCCGACGGCAACCAGGTCATTGTGCAGGGCACCGACACGCGCGTGGCCTTCGACACACCGCTGGTCGCGCAGCACATCGGCACCGACCTGCAGGATGCCGACCTGATCGTGCTGGGCCATGTGCATGAAGACCACATGGTCGCGCTGGGGCGCCTGTCGCACGTGCCGGTGCAGGTGCACCACGCCGACCTGGCCGCCGCCCAGTCGTGGGACGGCCTGGGCCGCCACTACGGCTATGCGCCGGCGGTGCTCGCGCAGGTGCGCGAATTGATCGAACGCGACTTCAGCTACCAGCCACGCCCCGACGCCACCGGCTACGCCGACGGGGCGCTGTGGGATCTGGGTGGCGGCGTGCGCGTGCGCGCGCACCACCTGCCCGGCCACACCGCGGGCCACTGCGCGCTGGTCGAAGAATCCAGCGGCGTGGCCTTCATCGGCGACATCGACCTGACCGGCTTTGGCCCCTATTACGGCGATGCCACTTCAGATCTGACGCAGTTCCAGCACAGCCTGCAGCGCGTGAAAGACCTCGACGCCCAGGTCTGGGTCACCTCGCACCACCGCGGCGCGCTGACCGACCGCGCGGCTTTCCTGCAGGCGCTGGCGCAGTTCAGCGCCAAGATCGACGAACGCAGCGAGCGCCTGCTGGGCTGGCTGCGCGAGCGCCCGCACACGCTGGACGAAATGGCGCAGCGCCGCCTGCTCTACCCGCCCGGCGCCGACCTGCCCTTTGTCGACAGCGCCGAGCGCCGCAGCATCGGCCTGCACCTGGCGCAGTTGCAGCAGGCGGGCGCGGTGCGCGCGCGGGGCGATGGGGCGTACGAAGCGGTGGCTTGA
- a CDS encoding DMT family transporter, translated as MLTGILAGLAAGALWGLVFVAPRMVSGFAGIDLTAGRFVVYGVVSVAVLAASMRRARRPTWRQAWGALWLSVLGFTGYYWILVLAIRDAGTEMPALIVGTIPIWVMLLGKPSGLRWAALVPGLALTLAGLVFMAKGSLAPVDQASAAIQNAAAQSTYWRGIGLAVLAMMCWTAFSLLNAAWLRRHPDIGATDWANWLGVATGLGGVGLALGLGTPLPQLMVQPGWPLFALVVLAIGFGSSWLATILWNLASQRLSASLCGQLIVSETLFALLYSFLWDHRWPSALQWAAVALFTAGILASIKAHR; from the coding sequence ATGCTGACCGGCATCCTCGCCGGCTTGGCCGCGGGCGCGCTGTGGGGCCTGGTGTTCGTGGCGCCGCGCATGGTCAGCGGCTTTGCGGGCATCGACCTCACGGCGGGGCGCTTCGTGGTTTACGGGGTAGTGTCCGTCGCCGTGCTGGCGGCGTCGATGCGGCGCGCCCGCAGGCCCACCTGGCGCCAGGCCTGGGGGGCGCTGTGGCTGTCCGTGCTGGGCTTCACGGGGTATTACTGGATTCTGGTGCTGGCCATTCGCGACGCCGGCACCGAAATGCCCGCGCTCATCGTCGGCACCATCCCGATCTGGGTCATGCTGCTGGGCAAGCCGAGCGGCCTGCGCTGGGCCGCGCTGGTGCCGGGGCTGGCGTTGACGCTGGCCGGGCTGGTCTTCATGGCAAAAGGCTCGCTGGCGCCGGTGGATCAAGCGTCAGCTGCTATTCAAAATGCAGCAGCCCAGTCGACGTACTGGCGCGGCATCGGGCTGGCCGTGCTGGCCATGATGTGCTGGACGGCGTTTTCGCTGCTCAACGCCGCGTGGCTGCGGCGCCATCCCGACATTGGCGCGACCGACTGGGCCAACTGGCTGGGCGTGGCCACGGGCCTGGGCGGCGTGGGGCTGGCGCTGGGCCTGGGCACGCCGTTGCCGCAACTCATGGTGCAACCCGGCTGGCCGCTGTTCGCGCTGGTCGTGCTGGCCATCGGTTTCGGCTCCAGCTGGCTCGCCACCATCCTGTGGAACCTGGCCAGCCAGCGCCTGTCCGCCAGCCTGTGCGGCCAGCTCATCGTGAGCGAAACGCTGTTCGCGCTGCTGTACTCCTTCCTGTGGGACCACCGCTGGCCCAGCGCGCTGCAGTGGGCGGCGGTGGCGCTGTTCACCGCGGGCATCCTGGCGTCGATCAAGGCGCACCGATGA
- a CDS encoding FABP family protein, which yields MNPAHPFPTDIYTEPQADPNTLANLGPLTRMAGVWQGAQGMDRKPKAGGPKLQAFVGRVELQPIDPQTNGPQLFYGLRYHIHITKPDQVKTYHDQVGYWLWEPATGTVIQTLTIPRGQTAMAGGTAAADANEFEVVATLGSPTFGICSNPFLDHAFKTTEFRIKVGFSADGTWWYDETTTMQIAGQAAPFSHTDHNVLTRIAEPTPNPLALAAAQQKT from the coding sequence GTGAACCCCGCTCACCCGTTCCCCACCGACATCTACACCGAGCCCCAGGCCGATCCGAACACGCTGGCCAACCTGGGGCCACTCACGCGCATGGCCGGCGTGTGGCAGGGCGCGCAGGGCATGGACCGCAAGCCCAAGGCGGGCGGCCCCAAGCTGCAGGCCTTCGTCGGCCGCGTGGAGCTGCAGCCGATTGACCCGCAGACCAACGGCCCGCAGCTGTTCTACGGTTTGCGCTATCACATTCATATCACCAAGCCAGACCAGGTGAAGACCTACCACGACCAGGTTGGCTACTGGCTGTGGGAGCCGGCGACGGGCACCGTGATCCAGACGCTGACGATTCCGCGCGGGCAGACGGCGATGGCGGGCGGCACGGCGGCGGCGGACGCCAACGAATTCGAGGTGGTGGCCACGCTGGGCAGCCCGACCTTCGGCATTTGCTCCAACCCGTTTCTCGACCACGCCTTCAAGACCACCGAGTTCCGCATCAAGGTCGGCTTCAGTGCCGACGGCACCTGGTGGTACGACGAGACAACGACGATGCAGATCGCGGGCCAGGCCGCGCCGTTTTCGCACACCGACCACAACGTGCTGACCAGGATCGCCGAGCCGACGCCCAACCCGCTGGCGCTGGCGGCGGCGCAACAGAAAACATAG
- a CDS encoding thioesterase family protein, protein MRIDIPDQKKLVFEMTIPIRWGDMDAMGHINNAVYFRYMETARIDWFTSIGFEPNPGGEGPVIVNAFCNFMRQFEYPGDILIKTFVSDVGRTSIDSWHTLERTDQPGVICSTGGATIVWVDFPKQKSAPLPDWLRRVVGD, encoded by the coding sequence ATGCGCATCGACATCCCTGATCAGAAGAAACTCGTGTTCGAGATGACCATTCCCATCCGCTGGGGCGACATGGACGCAATGGGTCACATCAACAACGCGGTTTACTTCCGCTACATGGAAACCGCGCGCATCGATTGGTTCACCTCGATCGGCTTCGAGCCCAACCCCGGCGGCGAGGGGCCCGTCATCGTCAACGCGTTCTGCAACTTCATGCGGCAGTTCGAATACCCGGGTGACATCCTCATCAAGACCTTCGTCAGCGACGTCGGCCGCACCTCCATCGACAGCTGGCACACCCTGGAGCGCACCGACCAGCCCGGCGTGATCTGCTCCACCGGCGGCGCGACCATCGTGTGGGTTGACTTCCCGAAGCAGAAATCGGCGCCGCTGCCGGATTGGCTGCGGCGCGTGGTGGGCGACTAA
- the pcaC gene encoding 4-carboxymuconolactone decarboxylase has product MNLPDDPDFQAGLKTRRQVMGDDFVDRALGGMTPFTEPMQHYITRNAWGDVWQRPGLDLKTRSLITMSMLIALGRQHELKGHVRGALNNGVTPEQIQEVLLHASIYCGVPCAVEAYRSAAEVVDGARA; this is encoded by the coding sequence ATGAACCTGCCCGACGACCCCGACTTCCAAGCCGGCCTCAAGACCCGCCGCCAGGTGATGGGCGACGACTTCGTCGACCGCGCCCTGGGCGGCATGACGCCCTTTACCGAGCCCATGCAGCACTACATCACCCGCAACGCCTGGGGTGACGTGTGGCAGCGGCCGGGGCTGGATTTGAAGACGCGCAGCCTCATCACGATGTCGATGCTGATTGCACTGGGCCGCCAGCACGAGCTGAAGGGCCACGTGCGCGGCGCGCTGAACAACGGCGTGACGCCCGAGCAGATCCAGGAGGTGCTGCTGCACGCCAGCATCTACTGCGGCGTGCCGTGCGCGGTGGAGGCCTACCGCAGCGCCGCTGAAGTGGTGGACGGCGCAAGAGCTTGA
- a CDS encoding PAS and helix-turn-helix domain-containing protein, translating into MDIPAAPDYRLAFQLAPVGLILSRERHIVDCNERVCEIFGAAPDQLIGQSFRILYPSADEYERIGARMAPILNREGVYADNRVMKRVGGAQAGQAFWCHVTGRAIDRAAPHAAGIWTFEDLSAQRPVTAALTPREREVAAHLTRGLTSKEIGRALSLSHRTVEVHRARLMRKYQASTAAELVQKLMGGL; encoded by the coding sequence ATGGACATCCCTGCCGCACCCGACTACCGGCTGGCGTTTCAGCTGGCGCCGGTCGGCCTGATCCTCTCGCGCGAGCGGCACATCGTGGACTGCAACGAGCGCGTGTGCGAGATCTTCGGCGCCGCGCCCGACCAGCTGATCGGCCAGAGCTTTCGCATTCTGTACCCCAGTGCCGACGAATACGAGCGCATCGGCGCGCGCATGGCGCCCATCCTCAACCGCGAGGGCGTGTACGCCGACAACCGGGTGATGAAACGCGTGGGCGGCGCGCAGGCGGGCCAGGCCTTCTGGTGCCACGTGACGGGCCGCGCCATCGACCGCGCCGCGCCGCACGCGGCCGGCATCTGGACGTTCGAAGACCTGAGCGCACAGCGCCCGGTGACGGCCGCGCTGACCCCGCGTGAGCGCGAAGTGGCCGCGCATCTCACGCGCGGGTTGACCAGCAAGGAAATCGGCCGCGCGCTGTCGCTGAGCCACCGCACGGTTGAAGTGCACCGCGCCCGGCTGATGCGCAAGTACCAGGCCAGCACGGCGGCCGAGCTGGTGCAGAAGCTGATGGGCGGCTTGTAA